The window GATCAGCATCGGGCCGACGTCGGTGTCGAAGTGGCCCCAGCCGAAGCCGGTCTCGGCGACGAAGCCGTAGACCGCGGTCAGCACCCACATCCAGGCCGCCGTGCGCGGCCGGGTGCGTATCGCCACGACCGTCAGGACCACCAGGTGCGAGACGAAGCTGCCCGGCGACCACGGCCAGTCGAAGCCGGTCGCCCCGCTCATGACGGAGGTGACCATGGTCGCGGCCAGCGAGAACCAGAACGCGCCCACGGGACGCGCCAGGGTCAGCAGCACCGGGCCCAGCGCCAGCAGCCCGCACAGCAGGGACGGCAGCCCGGAGTCGCTCACGGCCGCCAGCGCCACCAGCATCGCCAGCGCGCCGAGACCGGTCACGAGCACGTGCGGTGTCCAGGCCGCGTACTCCCGGACGCGGCCGGAACGGCGGGCGAGTCCGCCGCGGGCCTGGACCCGGGGCAGCGGGCGGTAGGCGAACGCGTCGTGGAACAGGTCCTGCCGCAGGCCGCGCAGGGCGTCCGCGGCGAGCCGGAACTCGGGGCTGCGCGGTCGCTCGGCCCCGCCCGCCGGTGTCGTCTGCGTGTGCGTCGTGTCGGTCACGGAGGAAACGGTAGGCCGAGCGCGGGCCGCGGTCGTCACCTCGCAGACGGGTCCTCGGGCGTCCCCCTCAAGTACTACGGGCGGGTACCGAGGCCGGGTGCCGGGGTCCGGGACGGCACTCCCGCGCCTGCGGACGTCAGTATCCGGACGGCCGCACCAGCCCCGACTCGTACGCGAAGACCGCCGCCTGGGTACGGTCCCGCAGCCCGAGTTTCACCAGGATCCGGCCCACGTGCGTCTTCACGGTCTGCTCGGCGACGACCAGCCGTCCGGCTATCTCCGCGTTCGACAGGCCCTGCGCGATCAGCGCCAGCACCTCCGTCTCGCGTTCCGTCAGGTCACCGACGCGCTGCTTGAGCGGGGCGCGCGGGGTGCCGTCCAGCCGGGAGAACTCGGCGATGAGCCGGCGGGTGATGCCGGGGGCGAGGAGCGCGTCGCCGGCCGCCACGACCCGGACCGCCTCGGCGAGCTGGTCGGCGGAGGCGTCCTTCAGCAGGAACCCGGCGGCTCCGGCCCGCAGTGCCTCGTAGACGTACTCGTCGAGGTCGAAGGTGGTCAGCACCAGCACCCGGACGCCCGGGTGGTCGAGGGTGATGCGGCGGGTCGCCTCGATGCCGCCCAGCTCGGGCATCCGGATGTCCATCAGCACCACGTCCGGAACCAGTTCGCCGACCTTGGTGATCGCGTCCCGGCCGTCCACGGCCTGGCCGATCACGTCGATGTCCGGCTTGGTGTTGAGCAGCACGGTGAAGCCCTGCCGGACCATCTGCTGGTCGTCGGCGATGAGTACGCGGATGGTGCCGCTCGTCATGGGGTCGGTTCTCCTGTCGGGGCCGGGTCGGGCGGGAGCGCGGGCGGGGTGCCGTCGCGGGGGAGGAAGGCCGAGACGGTGAAGCCGCCGGCCGGGGTACGGGCCGCGGTGACGGTGCCGCCGAGCATCGCCGCGCGTTCCCGCATGCCGAGCAGGCCGTGTCCGGCGCCCGCGGACGGCGGGACGGGGCGGTCGGGGCGGGAGTTGGTGACCGCCAGGCGGAGCCCGGCCGGCAGGTGTGCGACCTCGACGCGCACCTCGGAACCCGGCGCGTGCCGCAGCGCGTTGCTCAGCGCCTCCTGCACGATCCGGTACGCCGACAGTTCCACGCCCGGCGGGTAGGGGCGCGCCCGGCCCTTGACGCCGGCGGTCACGTCCAGGCCCGCCGCCCGGGTGTTCTCGATCAGCGCGTCCAGCCGGTCGAGGGTGGGCTGCGGGGCGTCCGGTGCCGCTCCGGTGCCGGGGTTCCCGAGGCCGTAGGGGTCCTCGGGGTTCTCCGAGCGCAGCACGCCGAGGACCCGGCGCAGCTCGGTCAGCGCCTCCAGCGCGTTGTGCCGGATGCCCTCCAGGTTCTCGACCAGCTCCGGCGACGGCCGCTCGACGAGGTGCGGGGCCACCTGGGCCTGGATGGAGATGACCGACATGTGGTGCGCGACGACGTCGTGCAGTTCCCGGGCGATACGGCTGCGCTCCTCCAGCAGGGTGCGGCGGGCCCGCTCCTCGGCCGTCAGGGTGGTCTGCTCGACGAGCTCGGCGCGGGCCTCCCGGCGGCCGCGCAGCGCGGTGCCGAGGACCACGACGACCGTGGAGAGGATGACCGTGAGCACCCCGGTGGGCGTGTAGTCCCACGCGCCCCACAGCCCCTGGACGGCGTAGGTGAGCAGCGCGGTCAGGGCCAGGGCCTCGGCGGACACCCGGGTGCGCACCCGCAGGGCGAGCAGCAGCAGTACGGCCAGGAGACCGACGATCCCGGCCGACGACCAGGGCCAGGTGAAGGCGTGGGCGCCGCCCGCCAGCAGCTGGCGCCGTACCTCCACGGCCCCCACCAGCATGGCCGCCATGGACAGCCACCACGCCGGGACCGGCCGCCACAGCGCGAGCAGCACGGCACCGCCCTGCGCGAGTCCGATCAGCAGGGAGAGCTGTGCGCCCACGCCGCCGTCGGAGCCGAGCTGCGCGACCGCGCCGAAGGACACCCCGAACGCCACCAGGCACAGCAGGCCGTGCGGGAACCAGCGCAGCCACAGCGAGGGGGGCAGGGGGTCCGCGCGGAGGGTCCACAGGTCCGCGCGCAGCACCCGCAGCCAGCGCCGGACCAGGTACGCGATCGGCGCGAACACCCGGCGGCCCCCCGTTTCCGTCACACGGACCACCCTAGACAACACGGCGGACCCCCTGCCCGGCCTCCGGGCCCGCGGTGTGGTGCACCCGGACCACCCGGGACCGTCCCCCGCCGGAGCCGGGGTCGCGGCGACGCGTCCCCTGTTCGCGGAGGCGGAACGCCGTCCAGCACACGGCGAGGACCAGGGCGAACACCGGGAGCCAGACGAGCCGGGCCGCGACCCAGCCGAGGCCGTCGGGAAGCGTGTGCAGACCGGGGAGCCGGCCGGCCGGGAGGGCGGCGGCCGTCGTCACCATCAGCGCCGTCTGGTGCCACAGGAAGATCGTCATCGCGGAGAGGTTGACCAGTACCACGGCCGCCCAGGCGAGGGGGCGGCGCATCGCCGCGCGCAGCCGGTCGCGCAGCAGGAGGGCCAGACCGCACTGGGCCAGGCCGAAGGTCACCGCCGCCAGGGTCGGCGGGTTGAGGTTGGAGATCGCGGCGCCCGGGACGCCGACCATGGAGGCG of the Streptomyces sp. 1222.5 genome contains:
- a CDS encoding response regulator transcription factor, producing the protein MTSGTIRVLIADDQQMVRQGFTVLLNTKPDIDVIGQAVDGRDAITKVGELVPDVVLMDIRMPELGGIEATRRITLDHPGVRVLVLTTFDLDEYVYEALRAGAAGFLLKDASADQLAEAVRVVAAGDALLAPGITRRLIAEFSRLDGTPRAPLKQRVGDLTERETEVLALIAQGLSNAEIAGRLVVAEQTVKTHVGRILVKLGLRDRTQAAVFAYESGLVRPSGY
- a CDS encoding sensor histidine kinase, with translation MTETGGRRVFAPIAYLVRRWLRVLRADLWTLRADPLPPSLWLRWFPHGLLCLVAFGVSFGAVAQLGSDGGVGAQLSLLIGLAQGGAVLLALWRPVPAWWLSMAAMLVGAVEVRRQLLAGGAHAFTWPWSSAGIVGLLAVLLLLALRVRTRVSAEALALTALLTYAVQGLWGAWDYTPTGVLTVILSTVVVVLGTALRGRREARAELVEQTTLTAEERARRTLLEERSRIARELHDVVAHHMSVISIQAQVAPHLVERPSPELVENLEGIRHNALEALTELRRVLGVLRSENPEDPYGLGNPGTGAAPDAPQPTLDRLDALIENTRAAGLDVTAGVKGRARPYPPGVELSAYRIVQEALSNALRHAPGSEVRVEVAHLPAGLRLAVTNSRPDRPVPPSAGAGHGLLGMRERAAMLGGTVTAARTPAGGFTVSAFLPRDGTPPALPPDPAPTGEPTP